The sequence TGTAGACTACATTGGCCCAAATGGTGCTGGCCATTTCGTAAAGATGGTGCATAACGGGATTGAGTATGGAGACATGCAACTCATCGCAGAAAGTTATGCCGTACTGAAGCATGTCGCAGGACTTTCGAACCAAGAATTGGCGAATGTTTATTCAGACTGGAACAAGGGCGAACTGAATAGTTACCTGATAGAAATAACCTCGCAGATTTTTTCCAAAAAAGATACGGATTCCGATAGCGACCTGGTAGATGTGATCCTTGATCGGGCGGCACAAAAAGGTACCGGAAAATGGACCAGTCAAAATGCGCTGGATTTAGGTGCGCCACTACCGCTAATTACCGAAGCAGTTTTTGCCCGGGTCCTGTCGTCGATGAAGGATGAGCGTGTTGTTGCAAGCAAAAAGCTGTCGGGGCCATCTCAGCAAACCTTCAGCGGTGATCGAAAAGTGCTGATTGAGGCCGTCCAGCGCGCGCTATACTTCAGCAAAATCATTTCGTATGCGCAAGGGTTTGCACAACTGCGTGCAGCCTCTGATGAATACAAATGGGAGCTGGATTACGGCAATATTGCGAAAATCTTCCGGGCGGGCTGCATCATACGCGCCAGTTTTTTGCAAAAGATCATGGAGGCGTACGCGGCCGATAAACAACTGGCTAATTTGCTGCTGGATGACTATTTTTCTGACATTGCGGAAAAATACCAGTCTGCACTACGTGAGGTAGTCATTGCGGCGCTTAATGCCGGGGTGCCAGTTCCTGCGTTTTCCTCTGCCATTGCTTATTTTGATGCGTATCGAACCGAACGGCTTCCAGCGAATCTGATTCAGGCGCAACGTGATTTTTTTGGCGCGCATACTTTTGAGCGAACTGACAAAAAGGGCAGCTTCCACGCCAACTGGCCTTAATCCTACTTGTTCAATGTTGTAAACGGCACCATACGCCACCCATGGGGCGATATAGACTTTTTTAAAATCTCCTGTCTATTCTTGCCCCGATAGTTCGGTAGTCTGTCGTCCAGTTAAGTTTTTTTGTATTGTTTGCAATCGGACCGGCCATAATTTAATACATCGAACAGAACCTGCTTCCGGTCCTTTTTTAATAGGGAGCGTTCTGGTTCAACTACGAAAGAAATTTATGCCAGTGATGAACAAAGCAGCAGAAGAAAAAAAACAGCAACAACTAATGGAAATGGTGAAGTTAGCACGCGACCGACTTCCGCCCGAGGTGTTCTCCACCATGCAGCCGTTCCTGACGGATTACTACTCTCAGGTCGGCGAGGAACAAGTACAAAGTCGCAATATCGCTGATCTGTATGGCGCCGTGATGTCTC is a genomic window of Glaciimonas sp. PAMC28666 containing:
- the gndA gene encoding NADP-dependent phosphogluconate dehydrogenase — encoded protein: MTKQVIGVIGLAVMGRNLALNIESRGHAVSVYNRSSEKTDSLVADFPDRKLVATYSLEEFIDSLEKPRRVLLMVKAGTATDETIAAVKPLLDKGDILIDGGNTHFTDTIRRNDDLAKSGIHFIGTGVSGGEEGALKGPAIMPGGQREAYDLVAPILTEIAAKASDGAPCVDYIGPNGAGHFVKMVHNGIEYGDMQLIAESYAVLKHVAGLSNQELANVYSDWNKGELNSYLIEITSQIFSKKDTDSDSDLVDVILDRAAQKGTGKWTSQNALDLGAPLPLITEAVFARVLSSMKDERVVASKKLSGPSQQTFSGDRKVLIEAVQRALYFSKIISYAQGFAQLRAASDEYKWELDYGNIAKIFRAGCIIRASFLQKIMEAYAADKQLANLLLDDYFSDIAEKYQSALREVVIAALNAGVPVPAFSSAIAYFDAYRTERLPANLIQAQRDFFGAHTFERTDKKGSFHANWP